From Pseudoleptotrichia goodfellowii, a single genomic window includes:
- the selA gene encoding L-seryl-tRNA(Sec) selenium transferase has protein sequence MNELLSKIPSINKILLTEELKQLLEEYPEIFVKDIVKKEAEDIKNDILMSSIKEVPSMEEIVERVSFQVKKKDRLSLRRVINATGTILHTNLGRSLLSEHVKENLTEIAFNYSNLEFNIDEKARGSRYTHLIDIIKRLTGAEDVLVVNNNAAAVLLTLNTLTKGKEIVVSRGELVEIGGAFRIPEIIKLSGGISCEIGTTNKTHLKDYENAINENTGVLLKVHTSNYKISGFTKSVTYEEVAALAHEKGLIAINDLGSGQFVDFRPYGLPYEPTVKEVLDSGMDIVTFSGDKLLGGPQAGIIVGKKKYIEEMKKNQLTRALRVDKMTIATLEATLKLYLDEKTALEEIPTLNMISTSVEKLREKAEKFTEIIKRSRFVVEIIEDKAEVGGGSYPGSQLESIAVKLTHREKTSTEIERILLSEDIPIITRIKENSIILDMRTLRENEFGLVAGSLDKI, from the coding sequence ATGAACGAATTATTATCAAAAATACCGTCTATAAATAAAATTCTTTTGACGGAAGAGCTTAAGCAATTATTGGAAGAATATCCTGAAATATTTGTAAAAGATATTGTAAAAAAAGAAGCGGAAGATATAAAAAATGACATTTTGATGTCAAGTATAAAAGAAGTTCCCTCAATGGAAGAAATCGTTGAAAGAGTGTCGTTTCAAGTGAAAAAGAAAGACAGGCTTTCTTTAAGACGGGTAATAAATGCCACAGGAACTATATTGCATACGAATTTGGGACGTAGTCTTTTAAGTGAACATGTAAAAGAAAATTTAACAGAAATAGCTTTTAATTATTCAAATTTGGAATTTAATATTGATGAAAAAGCGAGAGGAAGCCGTTACACTCATTTAATCGACATTATAAAACGTCTGACAGGAGCGGAAGATGTACTTGTTGTAAACAATAACGCGGCTGCTGTACTTTTAACGTTGAACACACTTACTAAAGGCAAAGAAATTGTTGTTTCCAGAGGAGAACTTGTGGAAATCGGAGGAGCTTTCCGTATTCCCGAGATCATCAAATTAAGCGGAGGAATTTCCTGCGAAATAGGGACTACAAATAAAACACATTTGAAAGACTATGAAAACGCTATTAATGAAAATACGGGAGTATTATTGAAAGTGCATACAAGCAACTACAAAATATCAGGATTTACGAAGTCTGTAACTTACGAGGAAGTTGCTGCTTTGGCTCACGAAAAAGGCCTGATAGCAATAAATGACCTGGGAAGCGGACAGTTTGTGGATTTTCGACCTTACGGATTGCCTTATGAGCCTACTGTAAAAGAAGTTTTAGACAGCGGTATGGATATAGTTACATTCAGCGGAGATAAACTTCTCGGAGGACCTCAGGCGGGAATAATTGTAGGGAAAAAGAAATATATAGAAGAAATGAAAAAAAATCAGCTTACACGGGCATTGCGTGTGGATAAAATGACTATTGCCACACTGGAAGCGACACTTAAACTTTATCTTGATGAAAAAACTGCATTGGAAGAAATACCTACGCTGAATATGATTTCGACTTCTGTGGAAAAATTGAGAGAAAAAGCTGAAAAATTTACGGAAATTATAAAAAGATCCCGATTCGTTGTGGAAATAATAGAAGATAAGGCTGAAGTAGGCGGAGGAAGTTATCCTGGAAGTCAGCTTGAAAGTATTGCGGTAAAACTTACTCATAGGGAAAAAACTTCCACTGAAATAGAAAGGATTCTCCTTTCTGAAGATATTCCGATAATTACCCGTATCAAAGAAAACAGCATTATTCTGGATATGAGAACATTGAGAGAAAATGAGTTTGGGTTGGTAGCGGGGAGTCTTGATAAAATATAG
- a CDS encoding ATP synthase subunit I, which produces MDTDKTGTGYKINILGVVMLKDLPELIKKIYVTSLFLTAISLIAGIIFRRSELYLGFFTGSVISMVNIYLTIRGAYKAVYHRNKSRLGSMIEYLKRIVIYCAGMYLVIFISKRYFNSRITGNIIATGLGFLNFKISILLSAFLTKKR; this is translated from the coding sequence TTGGACACTGATAAGACAGGTACTGGATACAAAATAAATATTTTAGGAGTAGTAATGCTGAAAGATTTACCCGAATTAATAAAAAAAATTTATGTTACTTCATTATTCTTAACTGCAATATCTCTAATTGCAGGAATTATATTTAGAAGGTCGGAATTGTATTTAGGTTTTTTTACAGGTTCTGTAATTTCCATGGTAAATATTTATCTGACAATCAGAGGAGCCTATAAAGCGGTGTATCACAGAAATAAAAGCCGATTAGGAAGTATGATTGAATATTTAAAAAGAATAGTTATATATTGTGCAGGAATGTATTTGGTTATATTTATAAGTAAAAGATATTTCAATAGCCGTATTACAGGAAATATAATAGCTACAGGATTGGGCTTTTTGAATTTCAAAATTTCTATATTGTTATCTGCTTTTTTAACGAAAAAACGGTAA
- a CDS encoding class I SAM-dependent DNA methyltransferase, which translates to MHKEFAEIYDVFMKHVDYKGWYKFLRSYIKNKGEVLDLGCGTGEFIYRFLKDGFSVKGVDISEDMLRISKKKIESKNLKNNNYELIKEDIVNYENNSEADYIICNFDTVNYLENEREFEKFLEKSNKNLKKDGYLIFDIVTEEVFEEIFENGIFLDEEPEYTSIWRYEQLSEKKYFVEIDLFIRQDKNDNLFRKYNEQHNKHIYEPEWIVEIARKKGFEIFDTAKNPEFGESRIFFVFKKL; encoded by the coding sequence ATGCATAAAGAATTTGCAGAAATTTATGATGTTTTTATGAAACATGTAGATTATAAAGGTTGGTACAAATTTCTCAGGAGTTATATAAAAAATAAAGGAGAAGTTCTTGATTTGGGGTGCGGAACAGGAGAATTTATTTACAGATTTCTGAAAGACGGATTTTCTGTTAAGGGAGTAGATATATCAGAAGATATGTTGAGGATTTCCAAGAAAAAAATCGAAAGCAAAAATCTGAAAAATAATAATTACGAGCTTATAAAAGAAGATATTGTGAATTATGAGAACAACTCAGAAGCGGATTATATTATTTGTAATTTTGATACTGTAAATTATTTGGAAAATGAAAGAGAATTTGAAAAATTTCTTGAAAAGTCCAATAAAAACTTGAAAAAAGATGGATATTTAATATTTGATATTGTAACTGAAGAAGTATTTGAGGAAATATTTGAAAACGGAATATTTTTGGACGAAGAACCCGAATATACAAGTATATGGCGATATGAGCAGTTAAGTGAGAAAAAATATTTTGTAGAAATAGATTTATTTATAAGACAGGATAAAAATGATAATTTATTCAGAAAATATAATGAGCAGCACAATAAACACATATATGAGCCTGAATGGATAGTGGAAATTGCAAGGAAAAAAGGCTTTGAAATATTTGATACAGCGAAAAATCCTGAATTTGGAGAAAGCAGAATCTTTTTTGTATTTAAGAAATTATAG
- the yedF gene encoding sulfurtransferase-like selenium metabolism protein YedF, giving the protein MKKYELNAKGLACPIPVVKTKKLLEEYDTVETTVDNFTATQNLTKLAEQLDYNIDVKTVSEEEYVVTISAKEESKKAEKTSQAEDDSYIVVINKQIMGYGSEELGKKLMKAFLYTLTEQKVLPKKVIFYNGGALLVDKTRSHVLEELKELEDNGVEIMCCGACIDYYNVELALGNPSNMYFIVEEMRNANKVVRP; this is encoded by the coding sequence TAAACGCAAAAGGATTGGCTTGTCCCATACCTGTAGTAAAAACTAAAAAACTTTTGGAAGAATATGATACAGTAGAAACGACAGTAGATAATTTTACTGCAACTCAAAATCTGACAAAATTGGCTGAACAGTTGGATTATAATATTGATGTAAAAACTGTAAGTGAAGAAGAATACGTTGTAACAATATCGGCTAAAGAAGAAAGCAAAAAAGCCGAAAAAACTTCACAAGCAGAAGACGACAGTTATATTGTTGTAATAAATAAACAGATAATGGGGTACGGAAGCGAAGAATTAGGAAAAAAACTGATGAAAGCCTTTTTATATACTTTGACTGAACAGAAAGTTCTGCCTAAAAAAGTTATATTTTATAACGGAGGGGCTTTATTAGTGGATAAAACCCGAAGTCATGTATTGGAAGAGTTGAAAGAGCTTGAAGACAACGGCGTGGAAATAATGTGCTGCGGAGCATGTATAGATTATTATAATGTGGAACTCGCATTGGGAAATCCTTCAAATATGTATTTTATAGTTGAAGAAATGAGAAATGCAAATAAAGTAGTGCGTCCGTAG
- the atpF gene encoding F0F1 ATP synthase subunit B → MSEGSNLINIDFTMAIQIINFLILVYIFWKVFAKKIEKVIEERKHLALSEMEIVEKEKEKLEEQKTASEKLKKESKRRANEILIKAERQADERKEQIISTAMTNRERMMMKAEADIEKMRQNAKFELQKEVGEMALELAEKIIKENIKDKEDEIIDNFIDEIGD, encoded by the coding sequence ATGTCAGAAGGATCAAACTTAATAAATATAGATTTTACAATGGCTATCCAAATAATAAATTTTCTAATATTGGTGTATATTTTTTGGAAAGTTTTTGCAAAAAAAATTGAAAAAGTAATAGAAGAAAGAAAACATTTGGCTTTATCCGAAATGGAGATTGTAGAAAAGGAAAAAGAGAAACTTGAAGAGCAAAAAACCGCTTCGGAAAAATTGAAAAAAGAATCTAAAAGAAGAGCTAATGAAATTCTGATTAAAGCCGAAAGACAGGCTGATGAGAGAAAAGAGCAGATTATATCCACTGCAATGACAAATAGAGAAAGAATGATGATGAAAGCTGAAGCCGATATCGAAAAAATGAGGCAGAATGCTAAATTCGAACTTCAGAAAGAAGTCGGAGAAATGGCACTTGAGCTTGCAGAAAAAATTATAAAAGAAAATATAAAAGACAAAGAAGATGAAATAATCGATAATTTTATTGATGAAATAGGAGATTAA
- a CDS encoding AtpZ/AtpI family protein, which translates to MSNKSNKKKMEEMTEREKKLYELEKKLGRHDEEKEAKKKKDRLLLKYFLIATNMIYTLAGPILLMLGLYLLLEKFVFKDKQPIVLIVLLVLGAFAGYWTLIRQVLDTK; encoded by the coding sequence ATGAGTAATAAATCTAATAAGAAAAAAATGGAGGAAATGACTGAAAGAGAAAAAAAACTCTATGAGTTGGAAAAAAAGTTGGGAAGACATGACGAAGAAAAAGAGGCTAAAAAGAAAAAAGACAGATTGCTGTTAAAATATTTTCTTATAGCGACTAATATGATTTATACTCTGGCAGGACCTATATTATTAATGTTGGGATTATACCTTTTGCTTGAAAAATTTGTTTTTAAGGATAAGCAGCCGATTGTACTGATTGTATTATTGGTATTAGGAGCTTTTGCAGGTTATTGGACACTGATAAGACAGGTACTGGATACAAAATAA
- the atpE gene encoding ATP synthase F0 subunit C, which produces MEGLVQAAALLGAGIAAIGGIGAGLGQGMATAYAVEAVSRQPEAKQDIMQTLIIGLAITESTGIYALVISFLLIFLKG; this is translated from the coding sequence ATGGAAGGATTAGTACAGGCAGCAGCATTGTTAGGTGCAGGAATAGCAGCGATAGGGGGAATAGGAGCAGGTTTGGGACAAGGAATGGCTACAGCTTATGCGGTTGAAGCAGTTTCAAGACAGCCTGAAGCAAAACAGGATATTATGCAGACTTTGATTATAGGACTTGCGATTACAGAGTCCACAGGGATTTATGCTTTAGTAATATCGTTCTTATTGATATTCTTGAAGGGATAG
- the atpH gene encoding ATP synthase F1 subunit delta, whose product MDKSGIAKRYASAIYDIAKSSNKISEIREVLSLMMEKYEEEEEFKKYLSDPVITVEEKEDFLKRAFDFVSEEALRIVNYIVKKGRLSLIPYIKEEFLKIYYTENDKLPITAIFAKELSEEQKDKLIKKLESKYKKKVVLNVKVDESLIGGGIVKIRNEVIDGSIKHQIEALKKTI is encoded by the coding sequence ATGGACAAAAGCGGAATTGCTAAAAGATATGCTTCGGCTATTTATGATATAGCAAAGTCTTCCAATAAAATCAGCGAAATTCGTGAAGTTTTGAGTCTGATGATGGAAAAATACGAAGAAGAAGAAGAATTTAAAAAATATTTGTCCGATCCTGTTATAACAGTAGAGGAAAAAGAAGATTTTTTGAAAAGAGCCTTTGATTTTGTAAGTGAAGAAGCGTTGAGAATAGTTAATTACATAGTAAAAAAAGGAAGATTATCCTTAATTCCTTATATAAAAGAAGAATTTTTGAAAATATATTATACTGAAAATGATAAACTTCCGATAACTGCAATATTTGCTAAAGAGTTGTCCGAAGAGCAGAAAGATAAATTAATAAAAAAATTGGAATCAAAATATAAAAAAAAGGTAGTTTTGAATGTTAAAGTCGATGAAAGCCTTATAGGAGGCGGGATTGTCAAAATAAGAAATGAAGTTATAGACGGTTCTATAAAACATCAGATAGAGGCTTTGAAAAAAACGATCTAA
- a CDS encoding DUF3343 domain-containing protein, which yields MIKTKDEGIVVFHNTHDAIKADNICMSKQIKAGLIPVHPSISLGCGFMLKTEWKDFSNLIKTLDDENINYKALYYSQKRGMKREVELLYEDKEDITTEK from the coding sequence ATGATAAAAACGAAAGATGAAGGAATAGTAGTATTTCATAATACACACGACGCGATAAAAGCTGATAATATATGTATGTCTAAGCAAATAAAAGCGGGATTGATACCGGTACATCCTTCTATCAGTTTGGGATGCGGTTTTATGTTGAAAACCGAATGGAAAGATTTCAGTAATTTAATAAAAACCTTAGACGATGAAAATATAAATTACAAGGCTCTTTATTATTCCCAAAAAAGGGGTATGAAAAGAGAAGTTGAATTGTTATATGAAGATAAAGAAGATATAACGACAGAAAAATAA
- the atpB gene encoding F0F1 ATP synthase subunit A, whose product MFKKVTVFVLLLVGLTLVVNLILSLISTFLPVKFVMPESLIEAPTYYNFVIGSVNISISQTVLNTWAIMALLAFIVKKGTDKLSTTNPGKLQIILEEYYHFIENMFLGTFGKYKKKFMPFFSALFAFILFSNLSLFLFPFIITVTKGKNGGFDVKPFFRTPTADPNTTIGLSLVVVVLFVSIAIKRGGITGYIKSLMHPAWFMLPINIVGELSKPLNTSMRLFGNMFAGLVIAGLMYSLARGHFSLSVGWPGILQLYFDGFVGMIQAFVFTVLSSVYVGEVLGEDVEEEN is encoded by the coding sequence ATGTTTAAAAAAGTAACAGTTTTTGTATTGTTATTGGTAGGATTGACACTTGTCGTTAATTTGATATTATCATTAATTTCGACTTTCCTTCCTGTAAAATTTGTAATGCCGGAAAGTTTAATAGAAGCACCGACATATTACAATTTTGTAATAGGAAGCGTGAATATATCTATCAGTCAGACAGTATTAAATACGTGGGCGATTATGGCTTTACTTGCATTTATAGTAAAGAAAGGAACGGATAAGTTAAGCACGACAAATCCGGGTAAATTGCAAATTATTCTTGAGGAATATTATCATTTTATAGAAAATATGTTTTTGGGAACGTTCGGAAAGTATAAGAAAAAATTTATGCCTTTTTTCTCGGCATTGTTTGCATTTATACTTTTTTCCAATTTGAGTTTATTCCTATTTCCATTTATTATAACGGTAACTAAAGGAAAAAACGGAGGATTTGACGTAAAACCTTTCTTCAGAACTCCTACTGCGGATCCTAATACGACAATAGGTTTATCTCTTGTAGTAGTAGTTTTGTTTGTGTCCATAGCTATAAAAAGAGGCGGAATAACGGGATATATAAAAAGTCTGATGCACCCCGCATGGTTTATGCTTCCGATAAATATAGTCGGAGAATTGTCAAAACCGCTTAATACATCAATGAGATTGTTCGGGAATATGTTTGCCGGACTTGTAATTGCCGGACTTATGTACAGTCTTGCAAGAGGGCATTTTTCTCTCTCGGTAGGTTGGCCGGGAATATTACAATTGTATTTTGACGGTTTTGTCGGAATGATACAGGCATTCGTATTTACAGTGCTTTCCTCAGTTTATGTGGGAGAAGTTTTAGGCGAAGATGTCGAAGAAGAAAACTAA
- the selB gene encoding selenocysteine-specific translation elongation factor: MSNVIIGTAGHIDHGKTTLIKALSGIETDTTAEEKERGMSINLGFAYFDLPSGKRCGVVDVPGHEKFIKNMLAGVSGINLVLLLVDSREGIMPQTKEHADILSLLGVENYIIVMTKIDLAEKEYREIVKEEIESYIKGTPLDGSPIIEVDSVSKKGIDTLLKEIDRKIENIAEIKEGKNARLNVDRAFQVKGFGTVVTGTLTEGMVSVGDELEIYPENLKTKVRNIQVHKQDVKTAHTGQRTAISLTNVKIDDVGRGRTLATPGTLTKTYMLDTEIKIIDNSDFTLELWDRVRVYTGTSEVMARIVPLGSEVLESGKGGFAQLRLEEEVSVKNYDRFIIRTYSPMITVGGGVILDVSPKKHSRFNEEILNKLKVQSKGNSKELISNYILTGHAYLITAEEIVKTLEQSLENVEKDLAELVQDGALYKTKAGYIHVKKYEDILEKVSTLVGDYHKKFRLKRGISKAELFSKFKINQKELAVIIDLFVSNNVLKIQNNFISLYDFEVKYDANQLKEKNNIEKILLESKFTPPNIKDLTKNNKGLNELLSSLAGDTIIILNEDIAIHVKTFEEAKNKVLKHFENNKKLTLAEFRDFTGSSRKYSLPILEYMDKQGITKRVEDYRVLGK; this comes from the coding sequence ATGAGTAATGTAATAATAGGGACTGCGGGACACATAGACCACGGTAAGACAACATTGATTAAGGCATTGAGCGGAATAGAAACGGATACTACGGCAGAAGAAAAAGAAAGGGGAATGTCCATTAATTTGGGATTTGCTTATTTTGATTTGCCGAGTGGAAAAAGATGCGGAGTGGTAGATGTTCCTGGACATGAAAAATTTATAAAAAATATGCTTGCGGGAGTCAGCGGAATTAATCTTGTGTTGCTTTTAGTGGATTCCCGTGAGGGAATAATGCCGCAAACGAAAGAACATGCGGATATATTGTCATTATTGGGAGTGGAAAACTATATAATAGTAATGACAAAGATTGACTTAGCTGAAAAAGAATACAGAGAAATCGTTAAAGAAGAGATAGAAAGCTATATTAAAGGAACTCCGCTTGATGGAAGTCCTATAATCGAAGTGGACTCTGTCAGCAAAAAAGGTATAGATACACTTCTTAAAGAGATAGATCGTAAAATTGAAAATATAGCTGAAATAAAAGAAGGAAAAAATGCACGTCTTAATGTAGATAGAGCTTTTCAGGTAAAAGGATTCGGAACTGTTGTAACGGGAACTTTGACTGAAGGTATGGTTTCTGTAGGAGATGAACTTGAAATTTATCCTGAAAATCTGAAAACGAAAGTCAGAAATATACAGGTACATAAACAGGACGTAAAGACAGCTCACACAGGACAGAGAACGGCAATAAGTCTGACAAATGTAAAAATAGATGATGTCGGGAGAGGTCGTACATTGGCGACTCCCGGTACATTAACAAAAACTTATATGCTTGATACCGAGATAAAAATAATAGATAATTCGGATTTTACTTTGGAATTATGGGACAGAGTCCGTGTTTATACGGGAACTTCCGAAGTAATGGCTAGAATCGTGCCGTTAGGCAGTGAAGTACTTGAATCGGGAAAAGGAGGATTTGCTCAACTGCGTCTGGAAGAGGAAGTTTCGGTAAAAAATTACGACAGATTTATAATAAGGACTTATTCGCCTATGATTACTGTGGGAGGAGGAGTCATTTTGGATGTTTCTCCGAAAAAACACAGCAGATTTAATGAAGAGATTTTGAATAAACTTAAAGTTCAGTCTAAAGGAAATAGTAAAGAACTTATTTCAAATTATATTTTGACAGGACATGCTTATCTCATTACTGCCGAAGAAATCGTAAAAACACTGGAACAGAGTCTTGAGAATGTTGAAAAAGATTTGGCAGAACTGGTTCAGGACGGAGCATTATACAAGACAAAAGCCGGATATATTCATGTTAAGAAATACGAAGATATTCTTGAGAAAGTTTCGACTTTGGTAGGAGATTACCATAAGAAATTCAGATTAAAAAGAGGTATATCTAAAGCAGAATTATTTTCAAAATTTAAAATTAATCAAAAAGAATTGGCTGTAATAATTGATTTATTTGTGAGTAATAATGTCCTTAAAATTCAAAATAATTTTATTTCTTTATATGATTTTGAAGTTAAATATGACGCGAATCAGTTGAAAGAAAAAAATAATATAGAAAAAATACTTTTGGAAAGTAAGTTTACTCCGCCGAATATAAAAGACCTGACAAAAAATAATAAAGGACTTAATGAACTGCTGAGTTCACTGGCGGGGGATACAATTATAATATTAAATGAAGATATTGCAATACATGTTAAAACTTTTGAAGAAGCTAAAAATAAGGTCTTAAAGCATTTTGAAAATAATAAAAAATTGACATTGGCTGAATTTCGTGATTTTACAGGCTCAAGCAGAAAATATTCTCTGCCTATTTTGGAATATATGGATAAACAGGGAATTACCAAAAGAGTGGAAGATTACAGGGTTTTAGGAAAATAA
- the atpG gene encoding ATP synthase F1 subunit gamma, which yields MAANMKEIKERIDSVRNTSQITNAMNIVSSTKFKRFQELTLKSRSYSDTLDIAFDNLVASLTGKKHVIFDGKPEVERIGIVIMTSDRGLCGSFNTNMLRRMEEMIKDFKKENKEVSVITIGKKARDYCKSKNISVDSEYVQLIPETMFEKAKRISEDIVEFYLNDFYDEVYLLYSKFVSAIEYNVQLEKILPIEKKEGLPTQEYIFEPSEDEVLRAFIPKVLNIKLYQALLESSASEHSARMGAMRQANDNADEMIKKLTVQYNRERQG from the coding sequence ATGGCTGCAAATATGAAAGAAATAAAAGAAAGAATCGATAGTGTAAGAAATACTAGTCAAATTACCAATGCAATGAATATAGTTTCATCTACGAAATTCAAAAGATTTCAGGAATTGACTTTGAAATCGAGAAGTTATTCGGATACTCTCGATATAGCCTTTGACAATCTTGTTGCCAGTTTGACGGGGAAAAAGCATGTTATATTTGACGGAAAGCCCGAAGTTGAAAGAATAGGAATTGTAATAATGACTTCGGACAGAGGACTTTGCGGAAGTTTTAACACAAATATGCTGAGAAGAATGGAAGAGATGATAAAAGACTTCAAAAAAGAAAATAAAGAAGTCAGTGTGATAACTATCGGTAAAAAAGCGAGAGATTACTGTAAAAGTAAGAATATATCCGTAGACAGTGAATATGTTCAGCTTATTCCTGAAACGATGTTTGAAAAAGCTAAGAGAATCAGTGAAGATATAGTTGAATTTTATTTGAATGATTTTTACGATGAAGTGTATTTACTATATTCAAAATTTGTTTCGGCAATAGAATACAATGTTCAGCTTGAAAAAATACTTCCTATAGAGAAAAAAGAAGGGCTTCCTACACAGGAATACATCTTTGAGCCTTCTGAAGACGAAGTGTTGAGAGCATTTATTCCTAAAGTTTTGAATATAAAACTGTATCAGGCTTTGCTTGAAAGCTCGGCGAGTGAACATTCTGCCAGAATGGGAGCGATGAGACAGGCAAATGATAATGCCGACGAAATGATAAAGAAATTGACAGTTCAATATAACAGAGAAAGACAGGGATAG
- the atpA gene encoding F0F1 ATP synthase subunit alpha — translation MRIKPEEVSKIIRTEIENYKKTLDISNTGTVLEVGDGIARIYGLNNAMSGELLEFENGTTGMVLNLEENNIGAVIFGETRGIKEGGIVKGTGKIAQVPAGEEILGRVVNSLGEPIDGKGSITAEKYMDIESPAYGIIDRKPVSEPLQTGIKAIDGMVPIGRGQRELIIGDRQTGKTAIAIDAIINQKSNDVYCIYVAIGQKRSTVAQIYKKLEEEGAMEYTTIVAATASEAAPLQYLAPYAGVAMAEYFMLQGKHVLIVYDDLSKHAVSYREMSLLLRRPPGREAYPGDVFYLHSRLLERAAKLSDELGGGSITALPIVETKAGDISAYIPTNVISITDGQIFLETDLFNSGFRPAINPGVSVSRVGGSAQIKAMKQVSSKVKIELAQYNELLAFAQFGSDLDKATRDQLNRGAKIMEVLKQKQYNPYKVEEEVVSFYCVTNGYFDDVPTEKVSNFEHDLIDSLRTNSEILNKIREEEKLNDEVKKELDEYIVGYKQDYVW, via the coding sequence TTGAGGATCAAACCAGAAGAAGTAAGTAAAATAATTCGTACAGAAATTGAAAATTATAAAAAAACTCTTGATATTTCCAATACAGGAACAGTACTGGAAGTAGGAGACGGAATAGCAAGAATATACGGACTTAATAATGCCATGTCGGGAGAGTTGCTTGAATTTGAGAACGGCACAACAGGAATGGTATTGAACTTGGAAGAAAATAATATAGGAGCCGTGATTTTCGGGGAAACAAGGGGAATAAAGGAAGGCGGAATTGTAAAAGGAACAGGAAAAATTGCTCAGGTTCCCGCAGGAGAAGAAATACTCGGAAGAGTAGTAAACTCACTGGGAGAACCTATAGACGGAAAAGGTTCGATAACTGCCGAAAAATATATGGATATTGAAAGTCCTGCTTACGGTATCATTGACAGAAAACCTGTAAGTGAACCTTTGCAGACAGGTATAAAAGCCATAGACGGAATGGTACCCATAGGTAGAGGACAGAGGGAGTTAATAATAGGCGACAGACAGACAGGAAAAACGGCAATAGCTATAGATGCAATAATAAATCAGAAATCAAATGACGTATATTGTATTTATGTTGCGATAGGTCAGAAGAGATCTACTGTTGCTCAGATTTATAAAAAGCTTGAAGAAGAAGGGGCTATGGAATATACTACAATAGTAGCGGCAACAGCTTCCGAAGCGGCACCTTTACAATACCTGGCACCTTATGCCGGAGTTGCAATGGCTGAATACTTTATGTTACAGGGAAAACATGTATTGATAGTATATGATGATCTATCCAAACACGCAGTGTCTTATAGAGAAATGTCGTTATTACTTAGAAGACCTCCGGGAAGGGAAGCATATCCGGGAGACGTATTCTATCTGCATTCGAGATTATTGGAAAGAGCGGCTAAATTAAGCGATGAATTGGGAGGCGGTTCGATTACTGCATTGCCTATCGTTGAAACAAAAGCGGGAGATATATCCGCTTATATTCCTACAAATGTTATATCTATAACAGACGGACAGATATTCCTTGAAACGGATTTGTTTAATTCAGGATTCAGACCGGCAATAAATCCGGGAGTATCAGTGTCTAGGGTTGGAGGAAGTGCACAAATAAAAGCAATGAAACAGGTTTCTTCAAAAGTGAAAATCGAGCTTGCCCAATATAACGAACTTCTGGCTTTTGCTCAATTCGGCTCTGATCTTGATAAAGCTACAAGGGATCAGTTAAACAGAGGAGCGAAAATAATGGAAGTGTTGAAACAGAAACAGTACAATCCATATAAAGTCGAAGAAGAAGTGGTATCGTTTTACTGTGTAACTAACGGATATTTCGATGATGTTCCTACTGAAAAAGTAAGTAATTTTGAACATGATTTGATAGACAGTTTGAGAACAAACAGTGAAATTTTGAATAAAATAAGAGAAGAAGAAAAATTGAACGATGAAGTGAAAAAAGAGCTGGATGAATATATAGTAGGCTATAAACAGGATTATGTATGGTAA